From one Gallionella capsiferriformans ES-2 genomic stretch:
- a CDS encoding chorismate--pyruvate lyase family protein: MTICTYKDNFWNADAWGASAELRPWLRDHGSLTQRITQRCEHFSVRNVRSGLARIALDESALLAIAPQQLAWSREVFLCADGQPVVFAHSACAARQLRGAWQGLRNLGNKPLGALLFTHPQVVRQPLHYQALHPHHPLYRRAASVLGAPPDRLWARRSLFYLHHAPLLVTEVFLPEILNCRI, encoded by the coding sequence ATGACTATTTGCACGTATAAAGACAACTTCTGGAACGCCGACGCGTGGGGCGCCAGTGCCGAATTGAGGCCTTGGCTGCGCGATCACGGCTCGCTCACGCAGCGCATTACGCAACGCTGCGAGCACTTTTCCGTGCGTAACGTGCGTAGCGGCCTGGCACGCATCGCGCTGGATGAATCTGCCCTATTGGCTATCGCCCCCCAACAACTTGCCTGGTCGCGTGAAGTATTTCTCTGCGCCGATGGGCAGCCGGTGGTCTTTGCCCACAGCGCCTGCGCCGCCCGCCAACTTCGCGGCGCATGGCAAGGATTGCGCAACTTGGGCAACAAGCCGCTGGGTGCGCTGCTCTTTACCCACCCGCAGGTGGTGCGCCAGCCGCTACACTATCAGGCGCTGCATCCGCACCATCCCCTATATCGACGTGCCGCTAGCGTATTAGGCGCACCACCCGACCGCCTATGGGCGCGCCGATCCTTATTTTATTTACACCATGCGCCGCTACTGGTCACGGAAGTATTTTTGCCTGAAATTCTTAATTGCAGGATTTAG
- the ubiA gene encoding 4-hydroxybenzoate octaprenyltransferase, producing the protein MKLTERLSLYIQLTRLDRPIGILLLLWPTLWGIWIAGNGTPAWPIVLIFTLGTVLMRSAGCAINDYADRHIDLHVERTRHRPITSGRISHKEALLLASALALISFTLILPLNTLTLLLSIPAVFLAASYPFTKRFFVIPQAYLGIAFGFGIPMAFAAQLNSIPPVAWLLLCANIFWAIAYDTEYAMVDRDDDIHLGIHSSALFFGKYDVAAVMACYAVTLGLLSLAGQMAQLGLPYYAGLAIAAGISLHHYRLIKNRQRDDCFKAFLHNNWFGAAVFAGIVLDYLA; encoded by the coding sequence ATGAAGCTCACTGAACGCCTGTCGTTGTATATACAGCTCACCCGCCTCGACCGGCCCATCGGCATCCTGCTGCTGCTCTGGCCGACGCTATGGGGAATATGGATTGCAGGGAACGGCACACCCGCCTGGCCTATCGTGCTGATCTTCACGCTCGGCACCGTGCTGATGCGCTCGGCCGGCTGTGCGATCAACGATTATGCCGACCGCCACATCGACCTGCACGTCGAGCGCACCCGCCATCGCCCCATTACCAGCGGACGCATTTCGCACAAGGAAGCATTGTTGCTGGCAAGCGCACTGGCGCTCATTTCGTTTACGCTGATCCTGCCGCTCAATACGCTCACCCTGCTGCTATCGATTCCTGCCGTTTTTCTGGCCGCCAGCTACCCGTTCACCAAACGCTTTTTCGTCATTCCGCAAGCCTATCTGGGGATTGCCTTCGGCTTTGGCATCCCGATGGCTTTCGCCGCACAGCTGAACAGCATTCCGCCTGTCGCCTGGCTGCTTTTGTGTGCGAATATTTTCTGGGCGATCGCCTACGATACCGAATACGCAATGGTGGACCGTGATGACGACATTCATCTGGGGATTCACTCCTCCGCCCTGTTTTTCGGCAAATACGATGTCGCCGCCGTCATGGCGTGTTATGCCGTCACGCTCGGCTTGCTGTCCTTAGCAGGTCAAATGGCGCAACTGGGTCTGCCGTATTACGCGGGATTGGCTATTGCTGCGGGAATCTCGCTGCACCACTATCGCCTCATCAAAAACCGCCAGCGTGATGACTGTTTCAAGGCCTTTTTGCACAACAACTGGTTTGGCGCGGCGGTCTTCGCCGGCATTGTTCTGGATTATCTGGCATGA
- a CDS encoding class I SAM-dependent methyltransferase: MTSDYRCNPLLRLSYSLIAPVYDLVIERPMRAARKRSLAALPAGASRHVLVSGIGTGLDLPHLPTQHHYTALDFNAAMLARARPRGEKLDVEFVLGDSMALPFAGNHFDHVVLHLITAVVPDPASCLSEAARVLKPGGTIILFDKFLRAGKAAPLRRLLTPLSGRIATRMDVVFEKVLLAVPELEIISDEPMMARGWFRGIILTKKGLL, translated from the coding sequence ATGACGTCTGACTACCGTTGCAATCCGTTGTTGCGGCTGAGCTACAGCCTGATCGCACCCGTCTATGATTTAGTCATAGAACGTCCAATGCGCGCCGCGCGTAAACGTTCGCTGGCCGCTTTGCCGGCTGGCGCGTCTCGTCATGTGTTGGTGAGTGGCATCGGCACGGGACTTGATCTGCCGCATCTGCCGACGCAGCATCATTACACTGCACTGGATTTTAATGCGGCGATGCTCGCCCGCGCCCGGCCTCGCGGAGAGAAATTAGATGTGGAGTTCGTGCTGGGCGACAGTATGGCCCTGCCGTTTGCGGGCAATCATTTCGACCATGTCGTGCTGCACCTGATTACCGCCGTGGTACCTGATCCTGCAAGCTGCCTGTCCGAAGCCGCCCGCGTGCTAAAGCCCGGCGGGACGATCATCCTGTTCGACAAGTTCCTGCGCGCCGGCAAAGCGGCCCCGTTGCGCCGCTTGCTTACACCCTTGTCCGGACGCATCGCCACAAGAATGGATGTGGTTTTCGAGAAGGTATTGCTGGCCGTACCGGAGTTAGAAATTATCAGCGATGAACCGATGATGGCCCGCGGCTGGTTCAGAGGGATCATCCTGACCAAAAAAGGCCTGCTTTAA
- a CDS encoding bestrophin family protein yields the protein MILRSRPSGFRLFFIFRGSVLSQITGVLLVNIALATLVTWTHGDIYNHKITLTAIPFTLIGLPLAIFLGFRNTAAYDRYCEGRKLWGEIVLQNRNFARQCLTLVEHAGPLTPEAGLGDVRVRMIVRTIAFSHALRHLLRDTDAVSELKPLLVPQEWQKISTVSNIPDYLMHQMGRDLRLCMDEKRLDGCLAAAIDMSMSSITAAAAACERIKSTPIPFSYTLMLHRTAYLYCFLLPFGLVDTIGFMTPFVVGIVAYTFFGLDALGDEIEEPFGHSPNDLALDAICRGIEINLRDAIGDKHDLKPLLPVNYCLM from the coding sequence ATGATCCTACGCAGCAGACCGTCCGGGTTCCGGTTGTTTTTCATTTTTCGCGGTTCTGTGCTGTCGCAAATCACCGGCGTATTGCTGGTTAATATTGCGCTTGCCACGCTGGTCACCTGGACGCATGGTGATATTTACAACCACAAGATCACGCTGACCGCGATTCCGTTTACGCTGATCGGTCTACCTTTGGCTATTTTTCTCGGCTTTCGCAATACGGCAGCCTATGATCGCTACTGTGAAGGGCGCAAGCTGTGGGGCGAAATTGTTTTGCAGAATCGCAATTTTGCACGCCAGTGCCTGACGCTGGTTGAGCATGCCGGGCCGCTCACGCCTGAAGCTGGATTGGGCGATGTGCGCGTCAGGATGATTGTTCGCACCATTGCGTTTTCCCACGCGCTGCGTCATTTGCTGCGCGACACCGATGCCGTCAGTGAACTCAAGCCTTTGCTGGTGCCTCAGGAGTGGCAGAAAATCAGCACGGTTTCGAATATCCCCGATTATCTGATGCATCAAATGGGGCGCGATTTGCGGCTGTGCATGGATGAGAAGCGACTCGATGGGTGTCTGGCCGCCGCAATCGATATGAGTATGTCGTCAATTACTGCGGCTGCAGCGGCGTGTGAGCGGATTAAGAGCACGCCGATCCCTTTTTCTTATACCCTGATGTTGCACCGGACTGCTTATTTATATTGCTTCCTGCTGCCGTTTGGCTTGGTCGATACGATCGGTTTCATGACGCCCTTTGTGGTCGGTATTGTTGCCTATACTTTTTTTGGATTGGATGCGCTGGGCGATGAAATCGAAGAGCCGTTCGGCCATTCTCCGAATGACCTGGCACTCGATGCCATTTGTCGCGGAATTGAAATCAACTTGCGCGATGCAATAGGAGACAAACACGATTTGAAGCCTCTATTGCCGGTGAATTATTGTCTGATGTAG
- the hemF gene encoding oxygen-dependent coproporphyrinogen oxidase — translation MSVNSAAVKEYLLELQDLIVTRLEQVDGKKFIRDKWQREAGGVGIGAGGGISCILEEGNVFERGGVAFSHVQGDKMPASATAHRPELAGCSWEAMGVSLVMHPRNPYAPTTHANVRMFMAHKPDGEAVFWFGGGMDLTPYYGFEEDAVHFHQICKNSLAPFGDDLHPKYKKWCDEYFFLKHRNEPRGIGGIFFDDLSVPDFDTAFAIQQSVGDHFLSAYVPLLEKRMNTPYGERERDFQLYRRGRYVEFNLVIDRGTIFGLQSNGRTESILLSMPPLVKWRYDWHPEAGTPEAALYDTFLKPKDWV, via the coding sequence ATGAGTGTTAACAGCGCAGCCGTAAAAGAATATTTGCTGGAGTTACAAGACCTGATCGTGACCCGCCTGGAGCAGGTGGATGGCAAAAAATTCATTCGCGACAAGTGGCAGCGCGAAGCCGGGGGTGTTGGAATCGGCGCAGGTGGCGGCATCAGCTGCATACTCGAAGAGGGTAATGTGTTTGAGCGCGGCGGCGTGGCGTTCTCGCATGTGCAGGGCGACAAAATGCCTGCCTCGGCCACCGCACATCGGCCCGAACTGGCCGGATGCAGCTGGGAGGCGATGGGCGTGTCGTTGGTGATGCACCCGCGCAACCCGTATGCACCGACTACCCATGCCAATGTGCGCATGTTTATGGCGCACAAACCCGACGGGGAAGCTGTGTTCTGGTTCGGCGGCGGCATGGATCTGACGCCCTATTACGGCTTCGAAGAAGACGCGGTGCATTTTCATCAGATCTGCAAAAATTCCCTCGCGCCCTTTGGTGACGATCTGCACCCAAAATACAAGAAATGGTGCGATGAATACTTCTTCTTGAAGCATCGCAACGAACCGCGCGGTATTGGCGGCATTTTCTTCGACGATCTTTCCGTGCCGGATTTTGACACTGCATTTGCCATCCAGCAAAGCGTGGGTGATCACTTTTTGTCAGCCTATGTTCCGCTGCTGGAAAAGCGCATGAACACACCCTACGGCGAGCGCGAACGCGATTTTCAGCTGTATCGTCGCGGGCGCTACGTGGAATTCAACCTGGTTATCGACCGTGGGACCATCTTCGGTTTACAGTCCAACGGGCGCACCGAATCCATCCTGCTGTCCATGCCGCCGCTGGTGAAATGGCGCTACGACTGGCATCCGGAAGCCGGCACACCCGAGGCTGCACTCTACGATACGTTCCTGAAACCCAAAGACTGGGTGTAA
- a CDS encoding L-threonylcarbamoyladenylate synthase: protein MTRYPASFRSIAAYLKSGGLIAYPTESCYGLGCDPLNRSAVRKLLRLKQRPQAKGLILIASDYRQLARYLQPLNESGQARLKADGAKAITYLMPVKKTAPRWLCGSHDTLAVRLTAHPLARQLCRGVKSALVSTSANLSGMRPAKTYAQCQSLFGKQVWVLPGCVGKRKIPSRILAWADGRTIR, encoded by the coding sequence GTGACGCGCTATCCCGCATCGTTTCGTTCAATTGCCGCCTATTTAAAAAGCGGCGGGCTGATCGCCTATCCGACTGAGTCCTGCTACGGACTGGGTTGCGATCCGCTTAACCGCTCTGCGGTGCGGAAATTGTTGAGACTCAAGCAGCGCCCGCAAGCTAAGGGGCTGATCCTGATCGCATCAGACTACCGTCAGCTGGCGCGCTATCTGCAGCCTTTGAACGAGAGCGGGCAGGCAAGACTGAAAGCGGACGGTGCGAAGGCGATCACCTATCTGATGCCGGTGAAAAAGACCGCACCCAGATGGCTCTGCGGTTCGCACGACACGCTGGCGGTGCGCCTGACCGCGCATCCGTTGGCGCGGCAGCTTTGCCGGGGTGTAAAAAGTGCGCTGGTATCGACCAGCGCCAATCTAAGCGGCATGCGCCCGGCAAAAACCTATGCGCAATGCCAGAGCTTGTTCGGTAAGCAGGTGTGGGTGTTGCCAGGCTGTGTGGGCAAGCGGAAAATACCTTCAAGAATACTCGCATGGGCAGATGGTCGTACCATCCGTTAA
- the purD gene encoding phosphoribosylamine--glycine ligase, with product MKILVIGSGGREHAMAWRLAQAPKVQKVFVAPGNAGTALENGIENVAISEVDALLEFALRENIYLTVVGPEAPLSKGVVDAFRRAGLKIFGPTKAAAQLESSKDFAKAFMVRHNIPTAFYETFSDVAAAHAYVDKHGAPIVIKADGLAAGKGVVVALSLDEAHQAVDMMLSDNKLGDAGARVVIEEFLAGEEASFIVMVDGKNILPLATSQDHKRLMDADHGPNTGGMGAYSPAPVVTPEVYARALREVIQPAVQGMEKEGHTYTGFLYAGLMISPDGRIKVLEFNCRLGDPETQPIMLRLKTDLLSMFEHGVNGTLDTVEVEWDRRVALGVVMAAANYPETPRVGDVISGLPARADEDAHVFHAGTKLVDGKVVTSGGRVLCVTALGDSVRMAQRRAYQMADGISFDGCQMRRDIGFRAIKTAK from the coding sequence ATGAAAATTTTAGTGATCGGTTCCGGTGGTCGTGAGCACGCAATGGCGTGGCGTCTGGCGCAAGCGCCCAAGGTGCAGAAGGTGTTTGTCGCACCCGGCAATGCCGGTACAGCGCTGGAAAACGGCATTGAAAATGTTGCGATCAGCGAGGTGGACGCGTTGCTCGAATTTGCGCTGCGCGAGAATATCTATCTGACGGTGGTGGGGCCTGAAGCGCCTTTATCCAAAGGCGTGGTCGATGCGTTCCGCCGTGCGGGTCTGAAGATTTTCGGCCCGACCAAAGCCGCTGCCCAGCTCGAATCCTCCAAGGATTTTGCCAAAGCCTTCATGGTGCGGCACAACATTCCGACCGCGTTTTACGAGACTTTTAGCGATGTTGCTGCCGCTCATGCTTACGTCGATAAGCATGGCGCGCCTATTGTCATCAAGGCCGATGGTCTGGCTGCCGGCAAGGGCGTAGTGGTCGCGTTGTCGCTCGATGAGGCACATCAGGCAGTAGACATGATGCTCTCGGACAACAAACTGGGGGATGCCGGTGCACGCGTGGTGATCGAAGAATTCCTGGCAGGCGAGGAAGCCAGTTTCATCGTGATGGTGGACGGCAAAAACATCCTGCCGCTGGCAACCAGTCAGGATCACAAACGCCTGATGGACGCAGATCATGGGCCTAATACCGGCGGTATGGGCGCCTATTCGCCCGCGCCCGTGGTCACCCCTGAGGTGTATGCACGCGCCTTGCGCGAAGTGATCCAGCCTGCGGTGCAGGGGATGGAGAAGGAAGGCCATACTTACACCGGATTTTTATATGCCGGACTGATGATTTCGCCCGATGGCCGCATCAAGGTGCTTGAGTTCAACTGTCGCTTGGGTGATCCTGAGACGCAGCCTATTATGTTGCGTCTGAAGACCGACCTGTTGTCGATGTTTGAACACGGAGTAAATGGCACGCTGGATACGGTTGAGGTGGAATGGGATCGGCGCGTTGCTCTGGGTGTGGTGATGGCCGCGGCCAATTATCCGGAAACCCCGCGGGTGGGCGACGTGATTTCCGGCCTGCCGGCCAGAGCTGATGAAGATGCGCATGTGTTTCATGCGGGAACCAAACTGGTGGACGGCAAGGTGGTCACCAGCGGCGGACGCGTGCTTTGCGTGACTGCGCTGGGTGACAGCGTGCGCATGGCACAGCGCCGTGCTTATCAGATGGCGGACGGTATTTCGTTCGACGGCTGCCAGATGCGTCGCGACATCGGTTTTCGGGCGATCAAGACGGCCAAGTGA
- the purH gene encoding bifunctional phosphoribosylaminoimidazolecarboxamide formyltransferase/IMP cyclohydrolase, translating to MATIKQALISVSDKSGVLEFARGLNDLGVKILSTGGTAKLFADNGIPVTEVADYTGFPEMLDGRVKTLQPKVHAGILARRDLPEHVATLAAHNIPTIDLVVVNLYPFAATIAKPDCSLEDAVENIDIGGPTMVRAAAKNHGHVAIVTDPSDYTSVLAEMQTNDGAVSDATRFDLMKKAFSHTAAYDSAISNYLTTIGSDGTKTEFPEQINFNFAKVQDMRYGENPHQNAAFYRELNPVAGSIANYTQVQGKELSYNNIGDADATWELVKTFDQCACVIVKHANPCGVAIADTPLNAYKLAYATDTTSAFGGIIAFNRELDEQTAKQITDNQFVELIIAPSVTDAALAITAAKQNVRVLIVPLSNAHNQYDMKRVGGGLLVQTPDILNVQASQFKVVTKAQPSAEQLQDLLFAWRVAKYVKSNAIVFCRGGQTLGVGAGQMSRVDSTRIAAIKAQNAGLSLIGSVIASDAFFPFRDGLDVLAEAGAKAVIQPGGSMRDAEVIAAADEHGIAMVYTGYRHFRH from the coding sequence ATGGCAACAATTAAACAGGCACTCATCAGCGTATCCGATAAATCCGGCGTACTCGAATTCGCACGAGGTTTAAACGACCTCGGCGTTAAAATTCTCTCGACCGGCGGCACAGCCAAGCTGTTCGCAGACAACGGCATTCCTGTCACCGAAGTGGCCGATTACACGGGTTTTCCGGAAATGTTGGACGGTCGCGTCAAGACGCTGCAACCTAAGGTTCACGCAGGCATTCTGGCGCGCCGCGATCTGCCCGAACACGTCGCAACATTGGCCGCTCACAACATTCCAACGATAGACCTCGTCGTGGTGAATCTGTACCCGTTCGCGGCCACCATCGCAAAACCGGATTGTTCGCTGGAAGATGCCGTTGAAAATATCGATATCGGCGGTCCGACCATGGTGCGTGCCGCAGCAAAGAATCACGGCCACGTTGCTATCGTCACCGACCCGTCGGATTACACCTCGGTGCTGGCAGAAATGCAGACCAATGACGGTGCCGTATCGGACGCGACGCGCTTTGATCTGATGAAAAAGGCATTTTCGCATACGGCCGCCTATGATTCTGCGATCAGCAATTACCTGACCACGATCGGTAGCGACGGCACAAAAACTGAATTTCCGGAGCAGATCAATTTCAATTTCGCCAAGGTGCAGGACATGCGTTACGGTGAGAACCCGCACCAGAACGCCGCTTTTTACCGCGAACTGAATCCGGTCGCAGGTTCGATTGCCAACTATACCCAGGTGCAGGGCAAGGAGCTTTCCTATAACAATATCGGCGATGCGGATGCAACGTGGGAGCTGGTGAAGACGTTTGATCAGTGCGCCTGTGTGATTGTCAAACATGCTAATCCCTGCGGTGTGGCGATTGCAGACACCCCGCTCAACGCATACAAACTGGCTTATGCGACCGATACCACGTCTGCGTTTGGCGGCATCATCGCCTTTAACCGCGAGTTGGACGAGCAGACCGCTAAACAGATCACCGACAACCAGTTTGTCGAATTGATTATTGCACCGAGCGTGACGGATGCGGCGCTGGCGATTACCGCTGCCAAGCAAAATGTGCGCGTGCTGATCGTGCCGCTGTCGAATGCCCATAACCAGTACGATATGAAGCGCGTCGGCGGTGGACTGCTGGTGCAGACGCCGGACATTCTGAATGTGCAGGCATCGCAATTCAAAGTGGTCACTAAAGCGCAGCCAAGTGCCGAACAGTTGCAGGATCTGCTGTTTGCCTGGCGCGTCGCAAAGTATGTGAAGTCCAACGCGATCGTATTCTGTCGTGGCGGTCAGACTTTAGGGGTGGGCGCGGGCCAAATGAGCCGCGTGGATTCGACCCGGATTGCTGCGATCAAGGCGCAGAATGCAGGGCTTAGCCTGATCGGTTCAGTGATCGCCTCCGATGCGTTCTTCCCGTTCCGCGACGGTTTGGATGTACTGGCCGAAGCCGGTGCCAAGGCCGTGATTCAACCGGGCGGTTCCATGCGCGACGCGGAAGTCATCGCAGCGGCGGACGAGCACGGTATCGCGATGGTTTATACCGGATACCGTCATTTCAGACATTAA
- a CDS encoding helix-turn-helix domain-containing protein, whose product MSAINENEMARYVRQALSEYFSDLDGEEPGCDVYDMVMNCVEKPLVEMVLAQVGGNQSRASAMLGINRNTLRKKMLLHGIE is encoded by the coding sequence ATGAGCGCGATTAATGAAAACGAGATGGCGCGCTATGTGCGGCAGGCTCTGAGCGAATACTTCAGCGATCTCGACGGGGAAGAACCCGGTTGCGATGTTTACGACATGGTGATGAATTGTGTCGAAAAACCGCTGGTCGAGATGGTGCTGGCGCAGGTCGGCGGCAATCAGTCGCGTGCATCGGCCATGCTGGGGATCAATCGCAATACCCTGCGCAAGAAAATGCTGCTGCACGGCATAGAATAA
- the dusB gene encoding tRNA dihydrouridine synthase DusB — protein sequence MRIGPYELKNNLIVAPMAGVTDRPFRMLCKRMGAGMAVSEMVASNSLLYGSEKTKRRANHEGEVDPISVQIVGADPKMLAEAAKYNVDHGAQIIDINMGCPAKKICNVMAGSALLQNEPLVAKLLEAVVGAVNAPVTLKIRTGWDTHNRNAVRIAQIAEASGIQALAIHGRTRACAYTGDAEYDTIRAVKASVTIPIIANGDITTPEKARYVLQYSGADAVMIGRAAQGRPWLFREIEHFLQTGEHMPSPEVSEIHRVLLAHVVELYDFYGEHTGLRIARKHISWYTKGLAGSAHFRHQMNQLESVAEQHAAVDEFFAEQAARGLQLRYLDNVSLEGLAA from the coding sequence ATGCGCATCGGTCCTTACGAACTCAAAAACAACCTCATCGTTGCCCCTATGGCCGGGGTCACTGACAGGCCGTTTCGCATGCTGTGTAAACGCATGGGGGCGGGCATGGCCGTGAGCGAGATGGTCGCGTCAAACTCCCTGCTGTACGGCTCTGAGAAGACGAAACGCCGCGCCAATCATGAGGGTGAGGTCGATCCGATCTCGGTGCAGATCGTCGGCGCGGATCCGAAAATGCTCGCGGAAGCCGCGAAATACAACGTGGATCACGGTGCGCAAATCATCGATATCAACATGGGTTGCCCGGCTAAAAAAATCTGCAACGTGATGGCAGGATCGGCGCTGCTGCAAAATGAGCCGCTGGTCGCGAAATTGCTCGAAGCGGTTGTCGGTGCGGTCAATGCGCCGGTGACGCTGAAAATTCGCACTGGCTGGGACACGCATAACCGTAACGCCGTGCGCATCGCACAAATCGCCGAAGCGTCCGGGATACAGGCGTTAGCAATACACGGGCGCACCCGTGCCTGTGCCTATACCGGGGATGCCGAGTACGACACGATACGCGCGGTGAAGGCGAGTGTAACTATTCCTATCATCGCCAACGGTGATATCACCACGCCTGAAAAGGCGCGTTATGTGTTGCAATATTCGGGGGCTGATGCGGTAATGATCGGCCGTGCGGCGCAGGGGCGTCCCTGGTTGTTCCGCGAAATCGAACATTTTTTACAGACTGGCGAGCATATGCCTTCGCCTGAGGTGTCGGAAATCCATCGCGTTTTGCTGGCGCATGTGGTTGAATTATATGATTTTTATGGCGAGCATACCGGGTTGCGTATCGCGCGCAAGCATATCTCGTGGTACACGAAGGGGTTGGCTGGATCGGCGCACTTTCGCCATCAGATGAATCAGTTGGAAAGTGTTGCCGAACAGCATGCGGCAGTGGACGAATTTTTTGCGGAGCAGGCGGCGCGCGGATTGCAGTTGCGCTATCTGGATAATGTGAGTCTGGAAGGGTTAGCGGCATGA